GCGTAGTCAGCTGATGCATTTGTTAGTGTTACATCACCTTCAACATGTTGTTGTAACCATTCAAAATCTTTTTCAATATTTGCAGCGTTAACACAAAGCAAATAACGATTATCTTCTAAACGGTACGTTAATAAATCATCTACAACGCCACCATTTTCGTAGCAAAGCGCACTATATTGAGCTCCACCAATTGCAATTTTTGAAATATCATTTGATAACATTTTTTGTAAGTAGCTTAACGCATCTGTACCTTCTACAAAAATTTCACCCATGTGAGATACATCAAATAGACCAGCGCGATTACGAACTGCATCATGCTCTTCTTTAATTGATGAAAATTGAACAGGTAACTCCCAACCACCAAAATCAATTGTTTTGCCACCATATTTTGCATATTCATCGAAAAGCGGTGTACGTTTTAACTCATTTGTCATGTTCAAAGTCCTCCTTATTGTTATGTATTTTTTAGGTTTTTTAATATAAACCTGCTGGAAAAACACTTTTCGTTTCAAATAATGTATTTCCTATGTGGATATGAGAGTTGATAATCTCAAATCCACAAAAAAAAGACAGACGAACCCCTTATCAAGAGATTCTCTGTCCTTGCACCTGAAAGTTACACCTATTGTTGAATTTCGATCACACAATAGGCTTTCCCCTTTGGTGGCTGTATTGTACTAATACAGCACTCTCCAGAGTTGCGTCCAATACGAGTCTTTTTGCCTGAGAGATTCATAGCACTTGCTACTTGCTCCTTCGGCGACGTGACTTCACGTTCTCTCCCCGTATCATCATCCGCGTTAGCTTCAATTAATTAAATCATTAAGATTACTCTCAGCAATATCCTAACATTGAACGCTATATAAACGCAATCTTTTTTTAATTTTACTTCAAAACCGAACGATTATTGATTTTATTGTTTTTTCATTCGCCTTTCAAACGATTTACCTGAAATGCAATATACTCTACAATTTGACGTAATGTACGACTGGGAGTTAAAACCTGTATATGACCTGCATCACGATAAGATCTCCGTCTGTTGTTATACAGTATTTCTAATTCCTGCTCGGTGGACTTTTGGACAATTGGACGGTTTTTATCATTACGGATTCGCATATAAATGTCCTCAAATTTAGCATCCAGGAAAAATACTAATCCTGTGTGACGCATAATTTTACGATTTTCTTCATTGACTGCTACCCCTCCGCCAGTGGCAATTATGCATGCTTCATCACGAAAACTTTTCAAAAATTCCGTTTCTATTTCGCGGAACCGCGCCTCACCGAATTTTTCAAAGAGTTCAGGAATCGACATTCCCTGTTGTCGGACAATTTCATGATCCATATCATAATAAGGCATTTTCAAGTAATAACTTAACCGTCTACCAATTGCACTTTTCCCGCATCCCATAAATCCTACTAAATATATTTTTCGCATGCCAATCACCTTCTTCTAATTACGAACTACTCCATCTAACTTTACTCACTATTAAGTATATTTATCGTAGCACGAACGTAAATAGATTCCAATGAATTATATATCATAAATTGGCTAGAAAATGCATTTGTATAAAATAAAGCAGCTCCCGTAACAATAAATAACAAAAAAACTGCTAAAAGAAATAAAAAGCCACGTTCATTCACGAGGTAACGGCAAAACAATGACCCTTTCCCGTAATTTCCCATCTTGTGTCACAACTTTCATAATAATTTCATTTCCTTCTTGTCTATATTGTAAACCT
This portion of the Solibacillus daqui genome encodes:
- a CDS encoding shikimate kinase, with the translated sequence MRKIYLVGFMGCGKSAIGRRLSYYLKMPYYDMDHEIVRQQGMSIPELFEKFGEARFREIETEFLKSFRDEACIIATGGGVAVNEENRKIMRHTGLVFFLDAKFEDIYMRIRNDKNRPIVQKSTEQELEILYNNRRRSYRDAGHIQVLTPSRTLRQIVEYIAFQVNRLKGE